In Rhodococcus pseudokoreensis, the DNA window CCCGCGTCGACGACGACACGGTGGTGGTGCACCCGAGCGAGCGCGGCCGTCTCAAGCAGTTGCTGCTCAAGGTCGGCTGGCCGGCGGAGGACCTCGCCGGGTACGTCGACGGCGAGGCGCACGCCATCGACCTGGACTTCGAGGGAACGTCCCCGGGGTCGGCAGACGGCCAGTGGCACCTGCGCGACTACCAGGAGATGGCCGCCGACTCGTTCTGGGCGGGCGGATCCGGTGTCGTCGTCCTGCCCTGTGGTGCGGGCAAGACGATGGTCGGTGCGGCGGCGATGGCCAAGGCGAAGGCCACCACGCTGATCCTGGTGACGAACACGGTCGCGGGACGGCAGTGGAAGCGCGAGCTGATCGCGCGCACGTCGCTGACCGAGGAGGAGATCGGCGAGTACTCCGGCGAGCGCAAGGAGATCCGTCCGGTCACGATCGCCACGTACCAGGTGATCACCCGGCGCACCAAGGGCGAATACAAGCATCTCGAACTGTTCGATTCCCGCGACTGGGGTCTCGTGATCTACGACGAGGTGCACCTGCTGCCCGCCCCGGTGTTCCGCATGACCGCCGACCTGCAGTCCCGCCGGCGCCTCGGCCTCACCGCCACCCTGGTGCGCGAGGACGGCCGCGAGGGCGACGTGTTCTCGCTGATCGGGCCGAAGCGTTACGACGCACCGTGGAAGGACATCGAGGCGCAGGGGTGGATCGCTCCCGCCGACTGCGTCGAGGTGCGGGTGACGCTGACGGACGCCGAACGCATGGCGTACGCCGTCGCCGAACCCGACGAGCGGTACAAGCTGTGTTCCACCGCACACACCAAGATCGCGGTGGTGAAGTCGATCCTGGAACGGCACACCGACGCACCGACGTTGATCATCGGCGCGTACCTCGACCAGCTCGACGAACTGGGTGAGGCGTTGAACGCCCCGGTCATCAAGGGGTCGACCAAGAACAAGGAGCGGGAGGAACTGTTCGACCGTTTCCGGGCGGGCGAAATCCAGACGTTGGTGGTCAGCAAGGTCGCGAACTTCTCGATCGACCTGCCGGAAGCGTCTGTCGCCGTGCAGGTTTCGGGTACGTTCGGGTCCCGTCAGGAGGAGGCTCAGCGGCTGGGACGGCTGCTGCGGCCCAAGCACGACGGCGGCCAGGCCCACTTCTACTCGGTGGTGGCGCGGGACACGCTCGACGCCGAGTACGCCGCCCACCGGCAGCGCTTCCTCGCCGAGCAGGGATACGCGTACCGGATCACCGACGCCGACGACCTGCTGGGCCCGGCCATCGGGTAGCCGCCTGCCGCCGGAGCGGGCGCTCTAAGCTGGGGCCGTGCGACATTTCGAGTTCACCGTCGACCGGCCCTACGCGAAGTCCGTCAACCAGACGTTCGCCGACATGCGACGCCTGCAGGTGTCGGCGATCGTGGTGGCGCTGCTGTTCGCGGCCGCCGCTGTCGGCCTGATCCTGCTCGCCCACCCCTGGTCGATCATCCTGGGTGCCGTCGTGGCGATTGCCGCGCTGACGTCCGTGTGGGTGGCGTTCTGGGTGCCGAAGAAGGTCGGCAGCATCGAGGACCTGTACGCGAAGAGTCCGCTGGTGCCTGCCGTCGTCTCGGAGGTCCATCCCCGCGCGGTGACCCTGCTGTCGCTGATCGACGTCGCGAAGCCGTCCGCGGGCCACCCGTCGTACGCGCTCGTCACCCGCAACGTTCCGATCCGCACCGGTCAGAAGCAGCGGGTGGGTGACCGGGTGCCGTCCGTCGCACTGCTGAACGACCGCAGCACCCACAGCCTGTCCGACACCTGGGAGATGGTCAGCCCGATGCCGATCGCGTGGGGCACCCGCGACGCGGCCGTGCGGTCCCGCGCGGAGGTCGCCATCGATCAGGTCGAGTGGGATTTCCTGCAGAGCCGGATCGCCGAGTCGGAGCACATCCGCACCAACCCCGACCAGCGGGTCGCGGTGTCCGAGCACGACCTTCCGGAAGGCTTGCGCTGACCGGTCGCTAGCCGGGCCAGCCGTCGGCCGGGTGCCGGGGGTCGCCGGCCAGCAGGGCGGCGGCCCACGAATCGCGCCGGACACCGCGCTGCACCAGTCCGGCGCGCTGGATGCCCTCGAACCGGAAGCCCACCCGTCGGGCGACTGCCGCCGAGTCCCGGTTGCCGGCGAACGCACGCCATTCGATGCGTTCGAGCGCCATCCCGTCCGGCCGAAACGCGAAATCGCACACCAGGTTCACCGCGGTCGTCATCAGCCCCCGCGAGCGCGCGGACGGCGACAGCCAGTACCCGATCTCCGCTGCGGTCATATCCCGCGCCATCAGGCCGATCATCCCCAGCACCGGGCCGTTCTCACGATCGCGCAGCGCCCAGGTGGGGCTGCGGTCGGCCCAGCCGGTCGGCACCGTCTGCCGCACGAACTGCTCGGCGTCCGAGCGTGCGTACGGGGCGGGCATCGTCGTCCACTCGGCGATCGACGCCTCGCCGCACGCCGAGCAGATCGCGTCGATGTCGGTGACAACCGGCGGGCTCAGCCACACGTTGTCGGCGGCGAGGGTGACGACGAACATGCCCGCCACTCTATGCCCGGGGAACCGACCTACTCACCGCAACGCCGGCAGGACCTCTTTCTCGAAGAGTTCGATGCCCGAGGTGTCGTAGGCGGCTTCGGGGAAGTAGAAGATGCCGTAGGACATGCCGAGTTCCTTCAGCGCCGACAGTTTCTCGACGATCTGTTCCGGCGTTCCCACACCGGGCATGCCCCGGAACGCGCCGAGCGCGCCCTCGGCGGCGTCGGCGCCGACGTGCGGGGTGAGCCGGTCCTTCAGGGTGAGCAACCGCTGCTCGACCTCCGCCTCGGTGGTGCCGATCGCGACGTTGTAGTTGGCCGAGCGGGTGATGGCGTCGAAGTCGGTGCCGACAGTGTCGCAGTGCTTCCGCAGAATCTCGGACTTCTGTGCGAATCCGTCGGGTGTGCCGTCGAAGTTGGTGTACTGCGCGTACTTTGCCGCGATCTTCAGCGTCACCTTCTCGCCGCCACCGGCGATCCACAGCGGAATGCCGCCGTCCTGCAGCGGAAGTGGACGGACGATGGCGCCGTCGACCTGGTAGTGCTTGCCTTCGAGGGTCGCGGTGCCGTTGGTCCAGGCCTGGCGCATGATCTGCACGCCTTCGTCGAGGCGGCCGAGACGCGTACCGGCGGAGGGGAATCCGTAACCATATGCCTGCCATTCGTGCTCGTACCAGCCGCCACCGATGCCCATCTCGATGCGTCCGCCCGAGATGAGGTCGGCGGTGGCGGCGACCTTGGCGAGGTAGGCGGGGTTGCGGTAGCTCATCGCCGTACACATCTGACCGAGACGCACCCGCGACGTGACGGCCGCGAACGCGGACATGAGGGTCCACGCCTCGTGCGTGGCCTCCTCGGTCGGGGCCGGGACGGTGTGGAAGTGGTCGTAGACCCACAGTGAATCCCAGGACGAACCCTGATCGGCGCGCAACGCGAAGTCGCGCATCACCGACCATTGATCCGCGGGATCGATTCCGACGAGATCCAGACGCCAACCTTGAGGAACGAACAATCCGAAGCGCATGAAACGAATGTACCTATGCTTCCTGTTTTTCGAGCGGTGAGGAATCCGGCTCCGCCGCGGGCGGCGGTGGCCAGGGGGAATAGACCGGGATGAACCGGAACAGGAGTCCGGCGCCGAGCAGCGCCGCTCCCCCGATCGCGGCGACGGCGGCACCGAGCGGGACCACCGCGGCGAGCGCGCCGACCCCGAACGGTCCGGCGAACATGCCGGTGTCGTGGGTGAGCCGCCACGCTGCGAGGAATTCGGCGCGGGTGGCCGGCGGGGCGATGTCGGCGCCGAGGGTCATGATGACGCCGTTGCCGAGGCCGTTGCCGATTCCCATCACGACGGCGACGATCCCGATCGACCACAGGTCGTGCGAGAACGGCAACGCCAGGTACGACACGCCGATCACCAGCAGCGACGGCACCGCGATGAACCTGCGGCCGTACCGGTCCATGAAATGTCCGGCCGGATACGAGCACAGCAGGTCGACGGCGGCACCGACACCGAAGACGAGACTGACCTGGGCGGCGTCGAGTCCGAGGTGGGCGGCCCACAGCGGGAGCACCGCCTCCCGGGAGGCGCGGGCCGCGCCCATCATGAGCGATCCGGCTCCGAGTGTGGCCAGCAGTTTCCGGTGGCGACGCAGGATCGACGGCAGCGTCGCGTGCCCTCGCACGGTGGCCGGGTCGCGGCGCGGCGGGTCGGGCACCCGCGACATCAGCCACCCGGACAGCACGACGCCGACGAACTGCACCATGAACCCGCCCCGCGCGCCGACCACCAGGATGACGGCGGCACCGAGCAGCGGGCCGACGAAGAAGCCGAGCCGCCACATCGCCGCGAACGACGACATCGCCCGGGCCCGCATCCCGATCGGCACGGCATCGGCCAGATAGCTCTGGCGGGCCAGCCCCCACACGGCGTTCGCGAGCCCGGTCAGCAGTGCACCGATACCGAGCATCCAGGGTGTCTGCGCGAGGAGGCAGACCAGCACTCCGGTGGCGCCGACGGCACTGCCGCCGATGATCGACCGCCGCTCCCCGAACCTCGCGACGATCCGGCCCGCGGGCAGGTCGCCGAGGACGGCGCCGAGCCCGACGACCGCGACGATCAGCCCGGACACGGCCACCGACGCACCCAGTTCGCGGGCCGTCAGTGCCATGACCGGGGCGGCGGCGCCCTGTCCGATGCCGAAGATCGCGGCGGGGACGAAGACGGTGGTGACGAGAGGCTTCAGACCGCCGCTCATGCGCTCGCTTCGTCGACCACGCCCGCGAACCGGTTGTCGACGTCCGCGAGCCCGTAGTGACCGCGCAGGGTGGTCGCCGTGTACTCCGTGCGGAACAGTCCGCGCTGCTGCAGGATCGGGACGACCCGGTCGACGAAGTCGTCGAGTCCGCCGGGCAGGTACGGCGGCATGATGTTGAAACCGTCGGCCGCGCCCTGCTCGAACCAGGTCTGCAGTTCGTCCGCCACCTGTTCCGGGGTGCCTGCGAACGTGCGGTGTCCGCGTCCGCCGCCGAGCAGCCCGATCAGCTGCCGGACGGTGAGCGATCCGTCCGCCGCGAGATCCTTCACCAGCTGGTACCGGCTCTTGTTGCCCTGGATCTCGTCGAGCGGGGGAAGCGGCGGCAACGGTGCGTCGAGAGAATGCTTGGTGAGATCGACACCGAGCATCGTGGACAGCTGCCGCAGCGAGTACTCGGGCGAGATCAGATCGGTGAACGACTGCTCGAGCGCCTTCGCCTCCTCCTCGGTGTCGGCGATGAACGGCACGATGCCGGGCAGCACCTTCAGGTCGCCGGCATTGCGGCCGTGTTTCACCACGCGCGCCTTCAGGTCGCGGTAGAACTCCTGCCCCTGCTCGAGGGTGCGCTGCGCGGTGAACACGGCCTCGGCGTACCGCGCCGCGAACTCCTTGCCGCTCTCGGACGATCCGGCCTGCACCAGCAGCGGCCGCCCCTGAGCGGAACGGGGCGAGTTGAGCGGGCCCTTGATCCGGAACCGCGGACCGTCGTGGTCGATGGTGTGGACCTTGCCGGGATCGGCGAACACGCCGGTCTCCGGATCCAGTACCACCGCGCCGTCCTCCCAGCTGTCCCACAGGGCCAGGGTGACGTCGACGAATTCCTCTGCGCGCTCGTATCGTCCGCTGTGCGCGGGGATGCCGTCGACGCCGAAGTTGGCGGCCTCGTCCGCGCCGGCCGACGTCACGATGTTCCACCCGGCCCGGCCGCTGCTGATGTGGTCGAGCGACGTGAACTTACGGGCCAGGGTGTAGGGGTCGGAGTAACTCGTCGACGCCGTGGCGATCAACCCCACGTGTTCGGTGGCGACGGCGATCGCCGAGAGCAGCGTGACGGGTTCGAAGATCGCCTGCGTGTTGTGCTTGATCCGCGGTCCGACGGCGAGACCGTCGGCGAAGAACACCGAATCGAGCTTGCCGCGCTCCGCGATCCGGCCGAGTTCCTGGAAGTGCGCGACGTCCAGGACGCGGTGCGCCTCGGTGCGGGGGTGGCGCCACGCCGCCTCGTGATGCCCCACGCCCATGAGAAACGCGTTGAGGTGGAACTGGGAATCCTGTGACATGTAGTTTTTCTTTTCCGGTAAGGACTAGACCCGCCAGCGGGACAGCCTGCGTTCGATCAGTACGAGAACGGCGTTGATCGTCAGGCCGAGAACCGAGATGGCGACGATGCCCGCGTACATGTTGGGAATCTGGAAGTTGAACTGGGAGGCCGTGATCAGGTAGCCGAGCCCGGCCTTGGCCCCGACCATCTCGGCGGCGATCAGCACGAGGATCGACGACGCCGCGGCCATCCGGATTCCGGTGAAGATGGTGGGAACGGCGGCGGGCAGGACCACCTTCTGGAACAGGCGCACCGGCGACAGTCCCAGCGAGGACGCCGACTTGATCAGCAGCGGGTCGACGGTGCGGACACCGGAGATCGTGTTCAGCAGGATCGGGAAGGTGCACGCGTAGATCACCAGGGCGATCTTCGACTCCTCACCGATGCCGAGGATCAGGATGAAGACGGGGAGCAGTGCCAGCGCCGCCGTGTTGCGGAACAGTTCCAGGATCGGGTTCAGGAAGTCCGACACGGGCCGGTACCAGGCGATGGCGATGCCCAGCGGGATCGCGATCACGATGGCCACGAAGAAGCCGATCAGCGCGCGGGAGATGCTGGCGGACACGTGCTGCCACAGCTCACCGCTCTGGAGCAGGTCGAAGAACGCCTCGATCACCGTGCTGAACGGGGGCAGGAACACCTCGTCGACGAGACCGACGCGGGGAGCGATCTCCCACAGCGCCAGGAAGGCGACGATCGCGATGGACGGCTTCAGGATCCGCCACGCGAGCGGACCCAGCGCCGCGCCGGCACGCTGGACGGCACCCGGCTCGGGCGGGGTGGAAGCGGGCGTCGGAGCCGCGGTCCGGGTCGGATCGGCGGCGACGGGAACTTCCGGTGTCGCGAGTGCGCTAGACATGTGCTTCCTCCTTCTCGATTACCTGTGCACGCTCCACTTCGCCGTGCAGCAGCGTCCAGATGCGGTGTCGGTAGTGCCGGAACTGCTCGTTGGACCGGACGTCCTCGCCGCTGCGGTCGATGTCGATGTCCACGAACGTCTTCACCCGGCCGGGGCGTGACGTCAGGACGGCGACCCGCTGCCCGAGGTAGATGGCCTCGTCGATGCCGTGGGTGATGAACAGGATGGTCTTGCCGGTGGCCTTCCAGATGCGGAGCAGTTCGTCCTGCAGCGACTCGCGGGTCTGGGCGTCGAGCGCGGCGAACGGCTCGTCCATCAGCAGCACCTCGGGGTCGAATGCCAGGCTGCGGGCGATCGCGACGCGCTGCTTCATGCCACCCGACAACTCGTGCGGGTAGCGGTCGCCGAATCCCTTCAGACCGACGAGTTCGAGGTAGTGCTCGGCGAGTTCGCGCCGTTCCTTCTTGGGCAGTCCCTTGGCTTCGAGCCCGAACTCGATGTTGTGCCGTGCCGTCCGCCACGGCAGGAGCGCGTACTGCTGGAAGACGATGCCGCGGTCGAGGCCGGGGCCGGTGACCGGCTTGCCGTCGAGCAGGATCCGACCGGACGTGGGTGTGCTGAGTCCGCCGAGCAGGTCGAGCAGCGTCGACTTTCCGCAACCGCTCGGCCCGACGAGGACGAGGAATTCGCCGTCCGCGAGATCGATGTCGATGTCTTCGATCGCGGTGAACTTGTCCTTCGACCCGCGCACGTCGAACTGCTTGGTGACGTGCTCGAGGCGGAGCTTGGGCGTCTGAACCCGGTCGGGATTCGAGGCGGTGGTGCTCATTTCTGTCCTTCCAGTACTTCTCCGTCGGGCCCGCTCTCGGCGGGGAACGTGCCGTTGGCGTACGGGTTGAATTCGTTGGTGTAGAGGTCGGTCGCGGTCAGCTTGCCCTCGTCGAGCTCACCGTTCCGGACGAGCCAGTCGATCCAGGTCTGCAGCTCCTTCTCCTGGATCACGGCCCCGGCGATGGGAATTCCGGAGCTGCGCCAATAGTCGATGGCCTCGTCGCTCTCGTTGCGGCCACGCTTTTCGATGATGCTCTTCAGCCGTGCGACCACCTCTTCGCGCGGGGTCACCTGGGTCCAGCGGATGGCCCGGGCCGTGCCCTGCACGAAGTCCGCGACAGCGTCCTCGTTCTTCGCCAGGAAGTCGTCCCGCACCACGTACGTGCCGTAGCTGAACGCGCCGAACAGATCCCGGTCCGTGAACAGCGGCCGGATTCCCCCGCGCTCCTGGGCTGTTTCGCGGTAGATCCCGTTGATGGCGGCCACGTCGATCTGGCCTTCGCGCAGCGCCTGTTCGTTGTTCACCGGCGGCACGACGATCAGCTCCACCTGCTTGATCTCGTCCGGGGTCAGGCCCTGCTGGGCCAGCCACTCCCGGACGAGGAACTCGTGGTGCGCGCCGAGCGTGTTCATCCCGACCTTCTTGCCGATCAGGTCACGCGCCGAGCGAATGGGGCTGCCGTCCAGCACGAAGTAGCCCGTGAACTCGCCGGCATCCGCGCCGTAGGAACTCAGCACCGACGTGATCGGCGCCCCCGCGGCGTTGAGTTTGACGACGGCTCCGTTGAAGGCCGAACCGAATTCGACGTCACCGGTGGCCGCCGACTGGATGTCCTGCGGGCCGCTGGTGGTGTCGCCGACCCATTCGAGCTTGACCTTGTCGTAATACCCCAGGTCCTCGGCGAGTTCGTGGAATCCCACGTCGCCGGCCCACCCCTGGTACCGCAGGACCGTCTTCCCGTCCTCGGTGGTGGCGGTGTCCGACGAGCCGGCACACCCCGCCACTCCCGAGGCCAGCGTGAACAGTGCTGCGGTCGCCGCGAGTGCGCGCACGGCGCCGCGCCGGAACCGGGAGTGGGACATCGACTTCACTTTCTTCTCGTGGGGACTTGGGGCGGAGTTCACTTGGCGGCCAGCGCTTGTCCGTCGGGACCGCTGTCGGCGG includes these proteins:
- a CDS encoding DNA repair helicase XPB; this encodes MTDGPLIVQSDKTLLLEVDHERANDARQAIAPFAELERAPEHVHTYRITPLALWNARAAGHDAEQVVDALVNFSRYAVPQPLLVDIVDTMARYGRLQLVKNPAHGLTLVSLDRAVLTEVTRHKKIAPMLGARVDDDTVVVHPSERGRLKQLLLKVGWPAEDLAGYVDGEAHAIDLDFEGTSPGSADGQWHLRDYQEMAADSFWAGGSGVVVLPCGAGKTMVGAAAMAKAKATTLILVTNTVAGRQWKRELIARTSLTEEEIGEYSGERKEIRPVTIATYQVITRRTKGEYKHLELFDSRDWGLVIYDEVHLLPAPVFRMTADLQSRRRLGLTATLVREDGREGDVFSLIGPKRYDAPWKDIEAQGWIAPADCVEVRVTLTDAERMAYAVAEPDERYKLCSTAHTKIAVVKSILERHTDAPTLIIGAYLDQLDELGEALNAPVIKGSTKNKEREELFDRFRAGEIQTLVVSKVANFSIDLPEASVAVQVSGTFGSRQEEAQRLGRLLRPKHDGGQAHFYSVVARDTLDAEYAAHRQRFLAEQGYAYRITDADDLLGPAIG
- a CDS encoding DUF3239 domain-containing protein is translated as MRHFEFTVDRPYAKSVNQTFADMRRLQVSAIVVALLFAAAAVGLILLAHPWSIILGAVVAIAALTSVWVAFWVPKKVGSIEDLYAKSPLVPAVVSEVHPRAVTLLSLIDVAKPSAGHPSYALVTRNVPIRTGQKQRVGDRVPSVALLNDRSTHSLSDTWEMVSPMPIAWGTRDAAVRSRAEVAIDQVEWDFLQSRIAESEHIRTNPDQRVAVSEHDLPEGLR
- a CDS encoding GNAT family N-acetyltransferase, whose translation is MFVVTLAADNVWLSPPVVTDIDAICSACGEASIAEWTTMPAPYARSDAEQFVRQTVPTGWADRSPTWALRDRENGPVLGMIGLMARDMTAAEIGYWLSPSARSRGLMTTAVNLVCDFAFRPDGMALERIEWRAFAGNRDSAAVARRVGFRFEGIQRAGLVQRGVRRDSWAAALLAGDPRHPADGWPG
- a CDS encoding LLM class F420-dependent oxidoreductase, with translation MRFGLFVPQGWRLDLVGIDPADQWSVMRDFALRADQGSSWDSLWVYDHFHTVPAPTEEATHEAWTLMSAFAAVTSRVRLGQMCTAMSYRNPAYLAKVAATADLISGGRIEMGIGGGWYEHEWQAYGYGFPSAGTRLGRLDEGVQIMRQAWTNGTATLEGKHYQVDGAIVRPLPLQDGGIPLWIAGGGEKVTLKIAAKYAQYTNFDGTPDGFAQKSEILRKHCDTVGTDFDAITRSANYNVAIGTTEAEVEQRLLTLKDRLTPHVGADAAEGALGAFRGMPGVGTPEQIVEKLSALKELGMSYGIFYFPEAAYDTSGIELFEKEVLPALR
- a CDS encoding MFS transporter; the protein is MSGGLKPLVTTVFVPAAIFGIGQGAAAPVMALTARELGASVAVSGLIVAVVGLGAVLGDLPAGRIVARFGERRSIIGGSAVGATGVLVCLLAQTPWMLGIGALLTGLANAVWGLARQSYLADAVPIGMRARAMSSFAAMWRLGFFVGPLLGAAVILVVGARGGFMVQFVGVVLSGWLMSRVPDPPRRDPATVRGHATLPSILRRHRKLLATLGAGSLMMGAARASREAVLPLWAAHLGLDAAQVSLVFGVGAAVDLLCSYPAGHFMDRYGRRFIAVPSLLVIGVSYLALPFSHDLWSIGIVAVVMGIGNGLGNGVIMTLGADIAPPATRAEFLAAWRLTHDTGMFAGPFGVGALAAVVPLGAAVAAIGGAALLGAGLLFRFIPVYSPWPPPPAAEPDSSPLEKQEA
- a CDS encoding LLM class flavin-dependent oxidoreductase, yielding MSQDSQFHLNAFLMGVGHHEAAWRHPRTEAHRVLDVAHFQELGRIAERGKLDSVFFADGLAVGPRIKHNTQAIFEPVTLLSAIAVATEHVGLIATASTSYSDPYTLARKFTSLDHISSGRAGWNIVTSAGADEAANFGVDGIPAHSGRYERAEEFVDVTLALWDSWEDGAVVLDPETGVFADPGKVHTIDHDGPRFRIKGPLNSPRSAQGRPLLVQAGSSESGKEFAARYAEAVFTAQRTLEQGQEFYRDLKARVVKHGRNAGDLKVLPGIVPFIADTEEEAKALEQSFTDLISPEYSLRQLSTMLGVDLTKHSLDAPLPPLPPLDEIQGNKSRYQLVKDLAADGSLTVRQLIGLLGGGRGHRTFAGTPEQVADELQTWFEQGAADGFNIMPPYLPGGLDDFVDRVVPILQQRGLFRTEYTATTLRGHYGLADVDNRFAGVVDEASA
- a CDS encoding ABC transporter permease, whose protein sequence is MSSALATPEVPVAADPTRTAAPTPASTPPEPGAVQRAGAALGPLAWRILKPSIAIVAFLALWEIAPRVGLVDEVFLPPFSTVIEAFFDLLQSGELWQHVSASISRALIGFFVAIVIAIPLGIAIAWYRPVSDFLNPILELFRNTAALALLPVFILILGIGEESKIALVIYACTFPILLNTISGVRTVDPLLIKSASSLGLSPVRLFQKVVLPAAVPTIFTGIRMAAASSILVLIAAEMVGAKAGLGYLITASQFNFQIPNMYAGIVAISVLGLTINAVLVLIERRLSRWRV
- a CDS encoding ABC transporter ATP-binding protein, which gives rise to MSTTASNPDRVQTPKLRLEHVTKQFDVRGSKDKFTAIEDIDIDLADGEFLVLVGPSGCGKSTLLDLLGGLSTPTSGRILLDGKPVTGPGLDRGIVFQQYALLPWRTARHNIEFGLEAKGLPKKERRELAEHYLELVGLKGFGDRYPHELSGGMKQRVAIARSLAFDPEVLLMDEPFAALDAQTRESLQDELLRIWKATGKTILFITHGIDEAIYLGQRVAVLTSRPGRVKTFVDIDIDRSGEDVRSNEQFRHYRHRIWTLLHGEVERAQVIEKEEAHV
- a CDS encoding ABC transporter substrate-binding protein, whose protein sequence is MSHSRFRRGAVRALAATAALFTLASGVAGCAGSSDTATTEDGKTVLRYQGWAGDVGFHELAEDLGYYDKVKLEWVGDTTSGPQDIQSAATGDVEFGSAFNGAVVKLNAAGAPITSVLSSYGADAGEFTGYFVLDGSPIRSARDLIGKKVGMNTLGAHHEFLVREWLAQQGLTPDEIKQVELIVVPPVNNEQALREGQIDVAAINGIYRETAQERGGIRPLFTDRDLFGAFSYGTYVVRDDFLAKNEDAVADFVQGTARAIRWTQVTPREEVVARLKSIIEKRGRNESDEAIDYWRSSGIPIAGAVIQEKELQTWIDWLVRNGELDEGKLTATDLYTNEFNPYANGTFPAESGPDGEVLEGQK